A single window of Rhipicephalus microplus isolate Deutch F79 chromosome 5, USDA_Rmic, whole genome shotgun sequence DNA harbors:
- the LOC142817364 gene encoding uncharacterized protein LOC142817364, whose amino-acid sequence MLSDPWRLQPAVPNIIGDDVSSDDDDGYYDDSGLADAYEIARKVREANDRLRADVTPLESSRQRRVQFRDPIRAVFFFTPDGEEENGPGEDEAHANGRDDDANNTDDGEEDEDTQRAEDSLARSGAIRRLVTAAAVERRSSLTSEDELSSAVVMTAPGGEDSDDDDDDGDDIQQRMAQENDSGDDVDSFESDDNASVSEDISELSLQGKGVDNQDASMQEVSGAVDRCSPDAASTVSVSSDSREQRLAQKRCNSRDSSLEEATVSIVQEERVNIDLSAEGDDDIVEEAVITASGSTNRTLSPDASSEPPATSVDASALQDGGKQLQVATSEPLEKEPPAPKIHVLVDRPSTSPATPTAIYGGLSRPKTVGTAGRTSVRTVRGASTPTRGRSGSSGSVFNGADQRTKSPRNRAVQQTSLQFSVLNARSVPSGQPTASSTESGKRQQPPTRCSTVRQGQRQPLLASGAHASSTDRAKTDRNDASTTVVRSTKSTYVLPRELKEELARKKRHERELQLQREAREESERRQRALEAEQAFRAWLTKKRREGSLTRTDNSVSRDEDSSRSESSRATDSDGRHPSGAYEAWLRRKQRQQREEELRRRLRQLDVAATEKPRCSRQEAQKVYLAWLERKYEEERQRRLATWAERRGAREAALSARSLRILEQYLRSEEFSRYPELVV is encoded by the exons GCTTGGCCGATGCGTACGAGATTGCGCGCAAAGTCCGCGAGGCCAACGACAGGCTGCGGGCGGACGTCACGCCCCTGGAGTCGAGCCGCCAGCGGCGGGTTCAGTTCCGGGATCCCATCAGGGCGGTGTTCTTCTTCACCCCCGACGGGGAGGAGGAGAACGGCCCGGGAGAAGACGAGGCCCACGCCAACGGGCGCGACGACGACGCCAACAACACGGATGAtggagaagaagacgaagacacCCAGAGGGCTGAAGACTCGCTGGCGCGTTCCGGTGCCATCCGTAGGCTCGTGACGGCAGCCGCGGTCGAACGAAGGAGCAGTCTGACGAGCGAAGACGAACTTTCTTCGGCAGTGGTGATGACGGCTCCCGGAGGAGAGGAttcagacgacgacgacgacgacggtgACGACATCCAGCAGCGAATGGCACAAGAAAACGACTCCGGTGATGACGTT GACAGTTTCGAGTCGGATGACAACGCTTCAGTCAGTGAGGACATATCGGAGCTGTCCTTGCAAGGAAAGGGTGTCGACAACCAGGACGCTTCCATGCAGGAAGTGAGCGGTGCCGTGGACAGGTGCTCACCGGATGCCGCCAGCACGGTGTCCGTGTCGAGTGACTCTCGGGAACAACGGCTAGCACAGAAACGATGCAACTCCAGGGACAGCAGCTTAGAAGAGGCAACTGTCAGTATTGTACAAGAAGAGCGGGTCAACATTGATCTAAGTGCAGAGGGTGATGACGATATTGTCGAAGAAGCTGTTATCACAGCCAGTGGGTCTACGAACAGAACGCTATCACCCGATGCGTCTTCAGAGCCGCCAGCGACTAGTGTCGACGCCTCCGCTCTTCAAGACGGTGGAAAG CAGCTGCAGGTTGCCACTTCTGAACCGCTAGAGAAAGAACCACCAGCCCCGAAAATTCACGTCCTTGTGGACCGTCCTTCTACCAGCCCAGCCACGCCGACAGCGATATACGGTGGCTTATCGCGACCGAAAACCGTGGGAACTGCCGGTCGTACCAGTGTGCGTACCGTTCGCGGTGCTTCGACGCCTACTCGAGGGAGGAGTGGCAGCTCTGGCTCTGTTTTTAACGGAGCGGACCAGCGTACGAAAAGCCCTCGGAACAGGGCCGTGCAGCAGACGTCATTGCAGTTTTCAGTACTGAATGCTCGGAGCGTGCCATCGGGACAGCCGACGGCATCGTCTACCGAGTCCGGGAAGCGTCAGCAACCTCCCACGCGCTGCAGCACCGTGAGGCAG GGTCAGCGACAGCCACTGCTTGCGAGCGGCGCTCACGCGTCGTCTACAGACCGGGCAAAGACTGATAGGAATGACGCATCCACCACCGTCGTGCGCAGCACAAAGTCAACGTACGTGCTGCCACGAGAGCTCAAGGAGGAGCTGGCGCGCAAGAAGCGCCACGAGAGGGAGCTACAACTGCAACGCGAAGCACGAGAGGAAAGTGAGCGACGACAACGCGCTCTGGAGGCGGAGCAAGCTTTTCGCGCATGGCTGACTAAAAAGCGTCGAGAGGGAAGCTTGACGCGCACTGACAACTCAGTCAGCAGAGAT GAGGATTCTTCGAGGAGCGAATCTTCGCGTGCCACGGACTCGGATGGGAGGCACCCCTCGGGCGCCTATGAGGCCTGGCTACGCCGCAAGCAGCGGCAACAGCGCGAGGAAGAGCTGCGACGCAGGCTACGTCAGCTCGACGTGGCGGCTACGGAGAAACCCCGCTGCTCACGACAGGAGGCGCAGAAGGTGTACCTCGC ATGGCTGGAGCGCAAGTACGAAGAGGAGCGGCAGCGGCGCCTAGCAACCTGGGCAGAACGCAGAGGCGCCCGCGAGGCAGCGCTGTCGGCGCGTTCCCTGCGGATCCTCGAGCAATACCTGCGCAGTGAAGAATTTTCCCGATACCCCGAACTGGTGGTCTAG